A section of the Prochlorococcus sp. MIT 1341 genome encodes:
- the gshA gene encoding glutamate--cysteine ligase — MDMKLLLKGFEVELFTGRPNGEHVGVAVEVSQELQEFVKEPDQRNLEYITKPSSDYSLLRESLLAPRRKLRSWLRPKGLTLLPGSTLSLGDSKRFERSDLSNPYHDLIETSYGTKVVTASIHINLGLEDLHLLFAALRLVRCEASLLLALSASSPFLDNVPTGMHSQRWSQFPLNPNDVPLFLDYEHYVRWVENSLLSGVMRNERHLWTSVRPNGPRRPYELNRLELRICDLITDPSVLLAVTALLELRVLSLIKEPEKLDPLKSSELSEIELAVLSDKNDLAASKDSLDAALSHWRDGSLIICRDWIKDLVEEVTPLAKELSMLDQLSPLASVLRTGNQSMQWLQDYSQGKSIQSVLKEGISAMAIEEMQASRAEMML, encoded by the coding sequence ATGGATATGAAATTACTTCTGAAAGGTTTTGAGGTTGAGCTTTTTACTGGAAGGCCTAATGGAGAGCATGTAGGGGTTGCAGTTGAAGTTAGTCAGGAGTTACAAGAGTTTGTTAAGGAGCCTGATCAACGGAATCTTGAGTACATAACCAAACCTTCTTCTGATTATTCTTTACTTAGAGAATCTTTATTGGCACCTAGAAGAAAGTTGCGTTCTTGGTTGCGACCTAAGGGATTAACCTTATTACCTGGTAGTACTCTAAGCTTGGGAGACAGTAAAAGATTTGAACGGTCGGATCTGAGTAATCCTTATCATGATTTAATTGAGACTTCATATGGTACAAAAGTAGTTACAGCAAGTATTCATATCAATTTAGGGTTGGAAGATTTGCATTTGCTTTTTGCAGCTTTGCGATTAGTTAGATGTGAGGCTTCTTTATTACTTGCTCTGAGTGCTAGTTCTCCTTTCCTGGATAATGTTCCTACTGGGATGCACTCACAAAGATGGAGTCAATTCCCTTTAAATCCTAATGACGTCCCATTGTTTTTGGACTATGAGCATTATGTGAGGTGGGTTGAAAATTCTCTTTTGAGTGGGGTGATGCGAAATGAGAGACATTTGTGGACTTCAGTACGTCCAAATGGACCTCGTCGTCCCTACGAGCTTAATCGTCTTGAGCTTAGGATCTGTGATTTGATAACGGACCCTTCCGTTCTGCTTGCAGTGACTGCTTTATTAGAACTTAGAGTACTTAGCCTTATTAAAGAACCAGAGAAGTTAGATCCTTTAAAAAGTAGTGAGTTATCTGAAATAGAGTTAGCTGTATTAAGTGACAAGAATGATTTAGCAGCTTCAAAAGATAGCCTTGATGCAGCTTTGTCACACTGGAGAGATGGAAGTTTGATTATTTGTAGAGATTGGATTAAAGACCTTGTTGAAGAGGTAACACCTTTAGCAAAAGAGCTGTCTATGCTCGATCAGCTATCTCCATTGGCCTCTGTTTTGCGAACTGGAAATCAGTCCATGCAATGGCTTCAGGATTATTCTCAAGGTAAGAGTATTCAAAGTGTTCTTAAAGAAGGAATTTCAGCGATGGCTATAGAAGAGATGCAGGCTTCTCGTGCTGAGATGATGCTTTGA
- a CDS encoding N-acetyltransferase produces the protein MPFRIKSSSLSLPPGHFLDDENVPESGSLNRLFWKCREQMYHPKKLSLAIERSIYYLSIYKESTGSLVGFVRATTDYGLNANLWNLVAQPGDDQGSLLSVLVNKTLRVLRRDIPGCSISIAASKASQQALQENGFLLDPGGIRAMGLKLF, from the coding sequence ATGCCTTTTAGAATCAAGTCTTCCTCTTTAAGTCTTCCACCAGGACATTTTTTAGATGATGAGAATGTTCCTGAATCAGGCTCTCTGAATCGACTTTTCTGGAAATGTAGAGAGCAAATGTATCACCCTAAGAAACTTTCATTGGCTATAGAACGTAGTATTTATTATCTCAGCATTTATAAAGAATCTACTGGATCTTTAGTAGGGTTTGTGCGTGCAACGACTGACTATGGATTAAATGCGAATTTATGGAACTTAGTCGCTCAACCTGGTGATGATCAGGGAAGCTTGTTGTCGGTATTAGTGAATAAAACACTGCGTGTTTTGCGAAGGGATATTCCTGGTTGCAGTATTTCAATTGCTGCTTCAAAAGCCTCGCAACAAGCATTGCAAGAAAATGGTTTTTTGCTTGACCCCGGTGGTATTCGGGCAATGGGGTTGAAGCTTTTTTAA
- the ppc gene encoding phosphoenolpyruvate carboxylase, which produces MPKSDSSSNSMQRSSQNGSIKADELRSVPVQQENAGRLLEQRLELVEDLWQTVLRSECPPEQAERLLRLKKLSDPLTDEGTDKFGTGAAIVLLIREMDLAEAIAAARAFSLYFQLVNILEQRIEEDSYLASIKSVREGGSEESFDPFAPPLASQTDPATFRELFERLRRLNVPPAQLETLLQELDIRLVFTAHPTEIVRHTVRHKQRRVASLLQQLQSNSVVSESEKESLRLQLEEEIRLWWRTDELHQFKPSVLDEVDYALHYFQQVLFDAMPQLRRRISTALTSSYPDVHLPQAAFCTFGSWVGSDRDGNPSVTPEITWRTACYQRELMLERYCSAVQKLRDQLSISMQWSQVSAPLLESLEMDRLRFPEVYEERAARYRLEPYRLKLSYTLERLRLTKQRNKQLAEMRWWESSPEGTDVKRNSINVGEAPHYASVEEFRSDLELIRNSLVSTDLSCEPLETLLTQVRIFAFSLASLDIRQESTRHSDAIDELTCYLNLPKSYQEMQENEKVEWLKQELQTRRPLIPSEVSWSQSTSETFSVFRMLNRLQEEFGSRICRTYVISMSHSVSDLLEVLLLAKEAGLVDPIGKHSELLVVPLFETVEDLQHAPSVMEELFDMPIYRNLLPRIGENSQQLQELMLGYSDSNKDSGFLSSNWEIHQAQIALQNLAFKKGVALRLFHGRGGSVGRGGGPAYQAILAQPSGTLQGRIKITEQGEVLASKYSLPELALYNLETVTTAVLQNSLVRNQLDATPEWNQLMTRLAARSREHYRALVHDNPDLVAFFQQVTPIEEISKLQISSRPARRKSGAKDLSSLRAIPWVFGWTQSRFLLPSWFGVGTALAAEVDADPAQLELLRMLHQRWPFFRMLISKVEMTLSKVDLDLANHYVSVLGGREYREAFGLIFETISNEYTCTRKLILDITGHKRLLGADHALQLSVDLRNRTIVPLGFLQVALLRRLRDQNRQPPISELAGGDSDGRTYSRSELLRGALLTINGIAAGMRNTG; this is translated from the coding sequence ATGCCTAAATCTGATTCTTCAAGCAATTCAATGCAGCGTTCCTCCCAGAACGGGTCTATCAAAGCAGATGAGCTGAGATCTGTTCCAGTACAGCAAGAAAATGCTGGCAGATTATTGGAACAACGTCTTGAGCTTGTCGAAGATCTTTGGCAGACGGTATTACGGAGTGAATGCCCCCCAGAACAAGCTGAAAGACTTTTGCGATTGAAGAAATTAAGTGATCCGTTGACTGATGAGGGCACGGATAAATTTGGAACCGGCGCTGCAATTGTTTTACTGATTCGTGAAATGGATTTAGCTGAGGCAATAGCTGCAGCACGTGCATTTTCTTTGTATTTTCAGTTGGTTAATATTCTGGAGCAAAGAATTGAGGAAGATAGTTATCTTGCAAGTATAAAAAGTGTTAGGGAGGGTGGATCTGAGGAGTCTTTTGATCCTTTTGCTCCTCCACTTGCTAGTCAAACAGATCCAGCCACTTTTAGAGAGCTATTTGAGAGATTACGTCGATTAAATGTTCCTCCAGCTCAACTTGAGACTCTTTTGCAAGAATTAGATATTCGTCTTGTATTTACTGCACATCCAACTGAAATTGTTAGGCATACTGTTAGACACAAACAAAGAAGAGTTGCTAGTCTTTTACAACAACTTCAGTCTAATTCGGTTGTCTCCGAATCAGAAAAAGAAAGTTTGAGACTTCAGTTAGAGGAAGAGATAAGACTTTGGTGGCGTACTGATGAGTTGCATCAGTTTAAACCTTCTGTTCTTGATGAGGTTGATTATGCACTTCATTATTTTCAGCAAGTTTTATTTGATGCAATGCCTCAACTCAGAAGAAGAATTTCTACGGCTTTGACATCTAGTTATCCAGATGTTCATCTCCCACAAGCTGCGTTTTGTACGTTTGGTTCTTGGGTTGGTTCTGACCGTGATGGGAACCCCTCTGTCACTCCAGAGATCACATGGAGAACAGCTTGCTACCAACGTGAATTAATGTTGGAACGTTATTGCTCAGCAGTACAAAAATTAAGGGATCAATTGAGCATTTCTATGCAATGGAGTCAGGTTAGTGCTCCATTACTTGAGTCACTTGAAATGGATAGATTGCGTTTCCCAGAGGTCTACGAGGAGCGGGCAGCTCGTTATCGACTTGAGCCATATCGGTTGAAGTTAAGTTATACCTTAGAGCGTCTGAGATTGACGAAACAACGTAATAAACAATTAGCTGAAATGCGTTGGTGGGAGAGTTCACCTGAAGGCACAGATGTAAAAAGAAATTCAATTAATGTAGGTGAAGCACCTCACTATGCATCTGTCGAAGAGTTTCGAAGTGATTTGGAGTTGATTAGGAACAGTTTGGTAAGTACAGATTTGAGTTGCGAGCCTCTAGAAACTTTACTTACACAGGTTCGGATATTTGCTTTTTCATTAGCCAGTTTAGATATTCGCCAGGAAAGTACGAGGCATAGTGATGCTATTGATGAGTTGACGTGTTATTTAAATCTTCCAAAGTCCTATCAAGAGATGCAGGAGAATGAAAAAGTTGAATGGCTAAAGCAAGAACTTCAAACTCGTAGACCATTGATCCCTTCAGAAGTGTCATGGTCTCAAAGTACATCCGAGACTTTTTCAGTTTTCAGAATGCTAAATAGACTTCAGGAAGAATTTGGAAGCAGGATTTGTCGAACTTATGTGATTTCAATGAGCCATAGTGTTTCTGATTTGTTAGAGGTTTTATTGCTTGCAAAAGAGGCAGGATTGGTTGATCCAATTGGGAAACATTCTGAGCTTCTTGTGGTTCCTCTTTTTGAGACAGTTGAGGATCTTCAGCATGCGCCTTCGGTGATGGAAGAACTTTTCGACATGCCTATTTATAGGAATTTGCTTCCCAGGATTGGTGAAAATTCGCAGCAGCTTCAAGAGTTGATGCTTGGTTATTCAGATAGTAATAAGGATTCAGGTTTTCTTTCGAGTAATTGGGAGATTCATCAGGCACAAATTGCATTGCAAAATTTGGCCTTTAAAAAAGGCGTTGCTTTACGTTTATTTCATGGTCGTGGAGGATCGGTGGGTCGTGGGGGCGGGCCTGCATATCAAGCAATTCTTGCTCAACCAAGTGGAACACTTCAAGGTCGAATAAAGATTACTGAACAAGGAGAAGTACTTGCATCAAAATATAGCCTACCTGAATTAGCTCTTTATAACTTAGAGACAGTAACTACTGCAGTATTACAGAACAGTCTCGTCAGAAATCAATTAGATGCTACCCCTGAGTGGAATCAGCTAATGACTCGTTTAGCTGCAAGATCCCGAGAGCATTATAGAGCTCTTGTTCACGACAATCCAGATTTAGTAGCTTTCTTTCAGCAAGTGACTCCTATTGAAGAAATTAGTAAGTTACAGATTTCCAGTCGTCCAGCTCGTAGGAAAAGTGGAGCTAAGGACTTATCTAGTCTTAGAGCTATTCCATGGGTATTTGGTTGGACGCAAAGTCGTTTCTTATTACCTAGTTGGTTTGGAGTTGGCACTGCTTTGGCAGCAGAGGTTGATGCTGACCCTGCTCAACTGGAGCTATTACGTATGCTTCACCAGCGCTGGCCTTTCTTCAGGATGTTGATATCTAAGGTTGAAATGACTTTATCTAAAGTTGATTTAGATTTAGCTAATCATTATGTAAGTGTTCTTGGTGGGAGAGAGTATCGCGAAGCGTTTGGTCTGATTTTCGAGACGATCTCTAATGAATATACTTGTACACGTAAATTGATTTTAGATATTACTGGTCATAAAAGATTGTTAGGCGCTGATCATGCACTCCAATTGTCTGTAGATCTTAGGAATCGTACTATTGTCCCTTTGGGTTTTCTTCAGGTTGCTTTATTAAGACGCTTGCGTGATCAAAATAGGCAGCCACCAATTAGTGAATTAGCTGGAGGCGATTCAGATGGACGTACTTATAGTCGAAGTGAATTATTAAGAGGTGCCTTGCTAACTATTAATGGTATTGCTGCAGGTATGAGAAATACGGGCTGA